A region from the Triticum urartu cultivar G1812 chromosome 1, Tu2.1, whole genome shotgun sequence genome encodes:
- the LOC125509972 gene encoding protein PHYTOCHROME KINASE SUBSTRATE 1-like: protein MEHTRNGDLKVSYEQELFGRRRNSTLPAYPDLIREGMATGPARAPVPPKSTPSRRRTYADGELDVFSAERYFKGAMDGDSKEGSATAVETVATVSRPAVPASKPTSTCASAASAGSAATANSQTVLLRDARSHPGYSSKKCCLQVGALLRPCSGKRAVRVNGGPATETTESSKLAASGIEWYRDLRMQKAGLGLAGGSHRGVVAGLPPNLNLGASQLATVGREEKAVEYSSASFRKGSFTLQAPVKVSCGGGDDDDDDGGSESSSDLFEIKSLMIGDCPYEPSEASIQWSVVTASAVDMSAAPERSGGRGRPPVAVRQNRDRPVGLLTGCVSRRAVDVSPMAAVRRFPDPPGRRRIDG, encoded by the coding sequence ATGGAGCACACAAGAAATGGTGATTTGAAGGTCAGTTATGAGCAGGAGCTGTTCGGGCGGCGCCGGAACAGCACCTTACCGGCCTACCCGGATCTCATCAGGGAGGGCATGGCCACCGGCCCGGCTAGGGCGCCAGTGCCGCCGAAGAGCACGCCGAGCCGGCGGCGCACTTACGCTGACGGCGAGCTCGACGTGTTCTCGGCTGAGCGTTACTTCAAGGGTGCAATGGACGGCGACAGCAAGGAGGGCTCCGCCACGGCTGTGGAGACTGTGGCCACGGTGTCGAGGCCAGCTGTGCCGGCGAGCAAGCCGACGTCGACGTGCGCGTCGGCGGCGAGCGCTGGCTCGGCGGCCACTGCCAACAGCCAGACCGTGCTCCTCCGGGACGCGCGCAGCCACCCGGGATACAGCAGCAAGAAGTGCTGCCTGCAGGTCGGGGCGCTCCTGCGTCCGTGCTCCGGGAAGCGGGCCGTGCGCGTCAACGGCGGCCCGGCGACGGAGACGACAGAATCGAGCAAGCTGGCGGCGAGCGGGATCGAGTGGTACAGAGACCTGAGGATGCAGAAGGCTGGCCTCGGGCTAGCCGGCGGCAGCCACCGTGGTGTGGTGGCTGGCCTCCCGCCAAATTTGAATCTCGGCGCTTCACAACTGGCAACAGTAGGGAGGGAGGAGAAGGCGGTCGAGTACTCGAGCGCGAGCTTTAGGAAAGGAAGCTTCACTCTTCAGGCTCCGGTCAAAGTCAGCTGCGGCggaggcgacgacgacgacgacgatggcgggAGCGAGTCGAGCTCGGACCTGTTCGAGATCAAGAGCCTCATGATCGGCGACTGCCCGTACGAGCCAAGCGAGGCGAGCATCCAGTGGAGCGTGGTGACCGCGAGCGCCGTGGACATGTCCGCCGCGCCGGAGCGCAGTGGCGGCCGCGGGAGGCCCCCGGTGGCCGTGAGGCAGAACCGGGACCGGCCGGTTGGGCTACTAACGGGGTGCGTGAGCCGCAGGGCAGTGGATGTGTCGCCTATGGCCGCGGTGCGCAGGTTCCCCGACCCGCCGGGGCGCCGGCGCATCGATGGGTGA